The Sporosarcina ureae genomic sequence TTCATGTTTTTCTGTACCTAATACAAATAGTCCACCGTTTTCTTCCACGCCTTCACCAAGTACGATATCCGTTCCGCGACCTGCCATATTCGTAGCGACGGTAATATTGCCCGCTTGACCAGACTCGGAAATCAATGAAACTTCCTGCTCGACACTTTTCGCATTCAATAGATGGAACTTCAATCCTTCATCACGTAAATACTTGGCAACTGCTTCGGACTGAAGAATGGAAGTAGTACCGACTAATACGGGTTGGCCCTTCGCATGACGAGCGGCTACTTCTTTTGCTACTGCTTTATACTTTTCTTCTGTCGTTCTGAAAACGAAATCTGGAGCATCGATTCGCGCACGTGGGCGGTTCGTCGGGATTTGGATTACTTCCATATTATAGACTTCACGGAATTCCTTCTCCTGAGTTTTCGCAGTACCCGTCATTCCACAAAGTTTTGGATACATACGGAAGTAGTTCTGAATGGTAATTTGAGCTTGTGCTTTATTTTCGTCCGTAATATCGACGCCTTCTTTAGCTTCAATTGCTTGGTGAAGACCATCAGATAGAGTTCTACCTTCCATAATCCGGCCGGTGAACATATCGACCAGTTCAATTTTTCCGTCTCGTACGATGTAATCGACATCCCGCTTGAAGATGACGAATGCACGGACAGCCTGGATGACATAATGATAAAGAGTTTGGTGATCTAGATCATACAAGTTTCCGATACCAAATGCTTTTTCGACTTTTTCAATACCTTGTTCGGTAAGAGAAGTTGCCTTTGTTGCCTCGTCAAAATCAAAGTCTTCTTCCACTTTAAAGCGTTTGGCTAGGCGAGCTGCGATATGGTGAAGGTCTGCATCGGCTTGCGTTTTGCCTGCCACAATCAATGGTGTTTTTGCTTCGTCGATCAAGACACTGTCGACTTCATCGATAATAGCGAAATGATAAGGTCGCTGCACTTTTTGAGACGTGTGCTGCACCATGTTATCTCGTAAATAGTCGAAGCCGAATTCTGTACCTACACCGTACGTAATATCTGCTTCGTAAGCGGCTTGCTTAGCGGGCCCTTGCATCATCGGAACATTCAAGCCGACAGTCAATCCAAGGAAACGATGAATTTGACCGATTTGATCAAAGTCCCGTTTTGCTAAATAATCATTGACTGTAATGACGTGGACGCCTTTACCTTCAAGCGCGCGTACATAGGAAGGTAGGGAAGCGACAAGTGTTTTACCTTCACCGGTAGGCATTTCAGCAATATTACCTTCCGTCAATACAGCTCCACCGATTAGTTGCACATCAAAATGGCGCATACCGAGAACCCGTTTAGATGCTTCACGTACAACTGCGAATGCATCCGGCATAATGGTCTCGACGGTTGCGCCGTCTTCTAACTGTTGTTTGAATTGATCTGTCATTCCAGAAAGATCATCATCAGACATAGCGATATATTTAGGTTCTAGTGAATTAATCTGCTCCACAATTTTGCGGTATTTACGCAACTGACGTTCACTCGTTCCAGTTCTACGTTTAAAGATTTTTAACATGAATTAGACGCTCCTTTATAAATCTCTATTTAAATGAGAGATTCCTATCTATTTTACCAAAAGGACCGACAAAAGACTATCTATATATAGAAAGAGAAGAACAATAGATTTATGACAATTTACCGCGCGTAAAAATGGCTAAATCCTCGTCGTGGCGGTGTTTAATAGTGTTTGCATGTAAGCAAGTAAGGGAACAGATAAGTAATGCGTACTAAAGGATGAAAACTAGCAACAATCATGTTATACTAAAAGGCGATATGTACTTAATGCTAATTGGGGAGGAAAGACATGTTATTCATTGCAATGTCTGTAGCTTTTATCGCTGCAATTATACTAACACCGCTAGTCATCAAATTCGCGTATCGGATCGGTGCGGTTGACCGCCCCAATTATCGGAAAGTTCACGCGAGAATCATGCCTAGAATCGGCGGGCTCGCGATCTTCGGAGCGTTTATTATTGGATATGCTATATTATTGCCGAAAGACGAGCACGCAGTAAGCATCCTAATCGGTGCAGTACTGATCGTCATGATTGGCTTTTTAGACGATATGCTGGAAATCACAGCAAAAGCAAAAATGTTAGGCCAACTAGCGGCTGCGTTGGTCGTTGTTCTATGGGGCGGCTTACAAATTGAATTCATCAACTTGCCTTT encodes the following:
- the secA2 gene encoding accessory Sec system translocase SecA2, whose amino-acid sequence is MLKIFKRRTGTSERQLRKYRKIVEQINSLEPKYIAMSDDDLSGMTDQFKQQLEDGATVETIMPDAFAVVREASKRVLGMRHFDVQLIGGAVLTEGNIAEMPTGEGKTLVASLPSYVRALEGKGVHVITVNDYLAKRDFDQIGQIHRFLGLTVGLNVPMMQGPAKQAAYEADITYGVGTEFGFDYLRDNMVQHTSQKVQRPYHFAIIDEVDSVLIDEAKTPLIVAGKTQADADLHHIAARLAKRFKVEEDFDFDEATKATSLTEQGIEKVEKAFGIGNLYDLDHQTLYHYVIQAVRAFVIFKRDVDYIVRDGKIELVDMFTGRIMEGRTLSDGLHQAIEAKEGVDITDENKAQAQITIQNYFRMYPKLCGMTGTAKTQEKEFREVYNMEVIQIPTNRPRARIDAPDFVFRTTEEKYKAVAKEVAARHAKGQPVLVGTTSILQSEAVAKYLRDEGLKFHLLNAKSVEQEVSLISESGQAGNITVATNMAGRGTDIVLGEGVEENGGLFVLGTEKHESRRVDNQLRGRSGRQGDHGESQFYLSLEDEMYIRFSPEELEKFLTKVRTDENGKVLNPEVDELTERTQRIVEGAHFSMREYNLKLDDVINDQREVIYSLRNRVLEGNDIFDKLKTMLSETVEFVVLDSCPDNEIADNWDFDRIERTMNALLLTPVKLPNSLDRTADIMKEYDEEMAELFAFIDTFTDNEQVSQLLPQVMLSYIDTMWVKHLEVMTRLKEGIGLRSYGQEDPMRIYQREGLQLFAKHYQRLRRDIASEIIAFMKQLNTKQEVSQ